The Microcystis aeruginosa NIES-843 sequence ATAAACTGCTCACTGTTAAGGCTAAATAACTAACTACAACGTATATTGCTTTAGCTTCTAGGTTAAATTGTTCGGGATTGAGACTCAAGAAACTCGATAAAATCACGAAAATTACCGGTAAAACAATTTGTCCGACGAAAAAGAAACCGATAATTATTCCCCACCAGAGGGTTTCTCCTCCCCACTTAGTTTGCCAAGCGAGACTATCATCTAAAAAGAGCAGCGATCGCTGTTGACGGAGAAGCCACTGCACTAATAAAAAGATCAACAGCACAACACCGATTAAACCACCGATAAGAGGCAACAAAGCCAGTAAAATTAGTTTAATTAACGCATTAGCCGCCACTTCACTCTGTTCTTCCTCTAAAGCGAGTAAATCCTCTTGACGATTTTCGAGACTATATAATTTTTCCAGAATGGTATAACGAAACCATCCTTGAAAATTGCGCTCGATTCTCGCTTCAGCATCGGCAGCAATTTGGGGGGGGTCACTGTACAATCCCTCTAACAGCAGCGCATTTCGTAAAATAGCAGGCTTATAGTTCTTAAATTCTGATTTTTCCTTGATATCTTGCCAGATTTGCCGTGCTGAATCCAAGTCACCTTGACTAGCTTGAATGAGACTTAATTTTAGCTCTAAATCTTTTAAGGAATTGATTTCGCGCTCAAGAGATTTTTTTTGTTCGGGATTAACTGCTGATTTTTCTAGTTCGGTGATTGTTTTTTTGGCACTTTTCTGGGCTGATAAATACTGTTCCTCGGCAGTGGTATAAGGAGCTTCACCGATCAGGGAAGTTTGAATTAATTTAAGATTAGCAAATTCCTCGCTATTAGGGTCAGCATCGCTGCTGAGAGTCGTGGCTTGTAGATTGATATTGGTTTGATACAGTTGAATATTCGATTGGATTTGAGGCTGATTAACACTAGAAATTAAAGCTGTAACCACTGGAGTTAAAGCAATAATTGTTAAGAAAAAAGCGAGCGCTTGTTTGAGACTTTGCCAGGGGAGTTTTTTTGAGAAATTATCGAACATGAAAATAGTTAAGTGGGAGTTAGGGGTTAGGTGATGGGGTGATGGGGGTTGGGTAATAGGTGTTGGGGTTTTAGGGTTTTAGGATTTTAGGGTTTTAGTTGAAATTCCCCTATCCCCCCATTACCCTATTCCTCCATTTCCCTATCCCTAATCCCT is a genomic window containing:
- a CDS encoding CPBP family intramembrane glutamic endopeptidase, encoding MFDNFSKKLPWQSLKQALAFFLTIIALTPVVTALISSVNQPQIQSNIQLYQTNINLQATTLSSDADPNSEEFANLKLIQTSLIGEAPYTTAEEQYLSAQKSAKKTITELEKSAVNPEQKKSLEREINSLKDLELKLSLIQASQGDLDSARQIWQDIKEKSEFKNYKPAILRNALLLEGLYSDPPQIAADAEARIERNFQGWFRYTILEKLYSLENRQEDLLALEEEQSEVAANALIKLILLALLPLIGGLIGVVLLIFLLVQWLLRQQRSLLFLDDSLAWQTKWGGETLWWGIIIGFFFVGQIVLPVIFVILSSFLSLNPEQFNLEAKAIYVVVSYLALTVSSLSVLYLAIKPFRPLPPDWFRFNLFSPWLLWGLAGYFVALPLVIIVSLLNQLIWQGQGGSNPLLTLALESQNTFALLCFAFTASLAAPFFEEIVFRGFLLASLTRYLPVWAAIALSSLIFALAHQNLSEVLPLTVLGCVLGFVYTRSKNLLSSMLVHSLWNGGTLLSLFLLGSGAG